TTTCGGTGTCTAGCCTATAAAATTGAACCGTTTCAATGTATTAAAATCGGAAGTAACTGGAAAATTACTGTAAACGTACAAACTTGGCATCAGATTTACCAGCCAATGTTCAGCTTTCTATTCTTGGTAGGTAATATTGCATGAGCTTATGAGTATCGTTACCTGCAGAGGCTGAAGAGTTTCAAGTAGCATGGTATTCAAGTACTTTGCTTTCATTGTAGTGACTCGATAGTTGTTCACTGCCCGCCAGCTTTATCATTCAGAAAAATTGGTCATCGGTCCTTGCACATAGCCTTTCCATGGAAGTTTTATCTGATAATGTCATCACGTCCCATGACTTCGTTTCTAACTAGTTGTACTTACTCTAATGTCGTCATTGTAGAGAGCAAATCGAATTTAGCAAATCATTCAATACTACCCTACACTACAACGTTTTGAATtcgaatatatgtatataaccGAATTGATGCTAACTATAATGATTAGTTGTCCATATTAGTTGTCAAGTTTTGATTAGTCTCTCAGCCACATGAGCTCTTGTCTGGTATATCAGCGTCGATGATTTCATCTTTGAACACTTGTATTCAATTTGATGTCGTCATCATAGAGAACGAATAAAATTTGGTAAATTTTTGTCTGGTATGTCATGCTGTGATAACTTCGACACTGACCAATCGTATTCAATTTAATGTTGTCACCGCAGAGAGCGAATCAAATTTGACAACTCAATTAATTCAACGTTTTAACTTTAAATATAGCATAAATAATGTTGATTGTAATGATTAATCATCCACATTAACTGTCAAGTTTATAATTGTCTCTCAGCCACATGGACTTTTATCTGATATGTTATCATTTTCGATGATTTCGTCTCTGACTAATTAAACACTTTTTTGATATCGTGCGGATCGAATTTGGCAACTCAAACAATGCAAATTGTAATGTTTTAATTATACATATAACGGAAGAGATTGTAACTGTAATAACTTGAATGTCACCGTGTGAttgaacaataaaataaaaaacttgaaTGTCACGTGTCACTGTAATGACGTGAATGTTACGTAACTGTTAGACGTAACTATCACGTAATTGTTATAAGTAACTGTCACATAACTGTTAGATGTCGTTATCGTAAAAAAACAAATCGAATTTGGCAACTCAGATCTCAGATAATGCAAACTGTAACGTTTTAACTTCAAATATAAAGGAAGATACGCTGACTGTAATGACTTAAATGTCATGCGTGTAATGATATGAATATCATGTATCACCATAATGACGTGAAAATCACGAAACGGTTAGATGTAACAGGTACCATTGCGGCTAACAGAAACAATGCCAAACAAAACATGTACTCAAAATGAAAAACTTATCAAGAAAAATTAGCCATAGAAAAACCCTTATGAACATCCTAAATCACAATCTAATGTCAAGAACTAGTCTAATTATGGTCCTATTTATATCCCCAATAACGTTCACTGCTAGTTGCTACTCCTCCACAGTTGTAACCATTAGCTGTCAAGCTCTGAGCTAGTCTGCCATCCAGGTGTCACAGTAGGTGATCCCcacagtcaaaaaaaaaaaaaaaaaaacaggacgCCAAATCCATAACGTTGTAATGCAAAACGTGGTTTGATGCAACCAAACAAACGCCGTAGTCTCAGAATAGAAAACGTCAAAACCTTGTCCTCCTTCCCCAAATAACAAAGCAGCCGTCAGTCAGTTACTCACAGTTGGAGACTCCAATCCCTAATTCCAAATTCCAGTCCTCCTCTCTCAGCTCATTTCACATTCCATGGCTTTGCATGTCTATCATCGCTGAAGATTTTGAAGAATTGGGTAAGTTCCTCAGCTCCTTTCATCACCCAGAATTTgtatttggtttgaaactttgaatttggcttatttatatatcaaaatctCTGTCTCTGGGGTTTGTCTCAGCTCAAATTCTAGGTCTGCTGTTGATATTGGTTTGGTTAAAGCTGACACCTTGTTCATGTTACTGTGTCGATTCATATAAAGGTTCCTCCTTTATGGATCAAGATGATGATTTTGATGAAGCTGAgggttttggtgttttgggtttgTGTTAAAACGTATataattttctgggtttggtgaTTATTGTTATGGTAGCGTTTCTGTGTTCATTTTTATCTTTGTGAAACTAAGCTATCTATATTCAGACTGTTGGTTTCAGCATAGCTAGTATCTTACACTCATGTTTTGAACTTGGGCTTCCAAGTTATTTGCAAATGCCTTGATTTTGTGTACTTTCGAAATTGCTTCGGTGTTCCTAGCTCTTTTGTTTACCATATATCTGCATTAGACTTGGTTTAAGGGTTTAGTTGAAATTTTTGAATATCTTTTTTATACTCAAATGATGCAGTGAATCTGTTGCTTCATGTTAACTAGTTAGATATACTGTTGGTGGGTGTATTTTTCTCAACTcgtttgttttgtgtttgtgcAGATGTAGACATGCGGGGGTAAGTTTCATCTTTTGACAGGGTGTATATTCTGTTGTTTGTGTATGTGAGGGAATCTTTGGGTGAGTTTGAATTCTAAGTGAGCAATGGAGTGCAACAAAGATGAGGCAGAAAGGGCAATGCAACTTTCGGAGGAAAAGATCCAAAATAAGGACTTTAAAGGAGCAAAGGAGATGGCACTAAAGGCTCAACGACTCTACCCTCAGCTTGACAACATTTCTCGCTTAATTACAGTATGTGAAGTTCACTGTTCAGCAGAAAAGAAGGTAGGGGGATCAGAAATGGACTGGTATGGCATTCTTCAGATTCAGCAATTTGATGATGAAGCAACGATCAAGAAACAATATAGAAAACTTGGGCTGCTACTTCATCCCGATAAGAATAGGTTTACTGGGGCGGAGGCTGCTTTTAAGCTGATTGGGGAAGCAAACAGGGTGCTGACAGACCAAGGAAGTCGTTCTAAATATGACATCAAGTTGAGCGCTTTAACTGGTACCAAATCATTAGGTCATCAGTCATATTTTAACTTCTTTGGACCCAAACATTCCAGTGCTGCAAGCAGCGTTCCGAATATTCCTCAGTCACGTTACACTAGTGTGAATTTACATCAGCCGGTGAATGTACAACAACCGGTGCAACCAGACACAATCAAGATAGCTTGCCCCTCGTGTAAAAGAAAGTACGATTACAACTTTGCAAATCGACTCATATTTTGTCAAAGATGCCTAGGAATCTTTGATGCCTCTGATTTGGGTCCAGAATCTCTTGGGAATCCAGTAGCTCCAAGTCAAGGTTCTTCAAAAGAAGCTTCACAAAGTAATGGAGGGACTGGATACCCATCTTCAACAACTAATGGAAATGCAACGTCAAAGGCGGCAAGTGCTACTGAAGGTGGTGGAGCCTCTAGGACTGTAAAGAGAGATATCGAGAATGGAGTTGGAATTGAGAAGCAAGGGGTTGAAAGGTCTGAGTCTGGTCCACTGAAGTCAAAGAAttcaagaaaatcaagaaacagaaaaagagGAGAGAATACTTTTGATTCTGGTGAAAGTTCCAAGACTGGAAAAGAAAAGGTTGGTATTCCTTCTGAAGTCTGTGAGCGTCACACCAGGAGATCTTCAAGGAGTATGCATAATCATTCCTTTTATGAAACTgtaaatgatgatgatgatgatgatgatgatgatgatgaaaatgaTGATGATATTGGCAATGTCAAGGTGAATGATGATGTCAATGTGAGTAGGGAAAGCCCATTTCCCACTGCTACTAGAAAGAAGAGGGCTAATGCATCTGTGGATGGTGGAGTGTATAGGCAAACTGTCTTGGCCCTTTGTGCTATGGATGAGTATAGGAAATTAGGAAAACAAAGAGTGAGGCGCAAAAGAAGCAACACTGATGAAATTGAGTTACAGGTAAATGAATTATCCATGGCAGATAGCAATGGCAGCAAGTCCGTGGCAGATAACAGTGGCATCAAGTCCGTGGCAGATAACAGTGGCAGCAAGTCCGTGGCAGATAACAATGGCAGCAAGCCCGTGGCAGATAACAATGGCAGCAAGTCCGTGGCAGATAACAGTGGCAGCAAGTCCATGACATCCAGGCGAAAGATCATCGAGGTTCCTGAACCTGAGTTCCATAGGTTTGTGCTCAGTAAAGATGtgttacagaaaacttttaaaGCCAATCAAACATGGGTTCTTTATGATCCAGCAGATGGCATGCCAAGACGCTATGCATGTATCAAGAAAGTCTTACACCCTGGATTTAGGGTGAAAATCACCTGGCTGGAGCCCGATCCCGATGACCAAGGTGAGGTTGATTGGTGTAGCAAAAAGTTGCCAGTTGCATGTGGTAAGTTTGGATTTGCGCTCACTGAAGAAGTTGCAGATCATACTGTGTTTTCTCATGAGTATATACACTCCACAAAAGGCAAGGATAAAAGCTCTTTTCGGATATATCCTAGGAAGGGAGAAACCTGGGCCCTCTACCAGGATTGGGATTTGGGGTGGAGTTCTGAGCCTGAAAAGCATTCACAATACaagttttattttgtagaaGTCCTGTCAGATTTTTCTGAAAAGTTTGGCGCTGGAGTTGCTTATTTAGGCAAAGTAAAAGGATTTGTTAGTTTGTTTGAGCCAGCTGAGCAGCAGGGGGTTCTCAAGTTTCAAGTTCCACCTAATGAGTTGTATAGATTTTCTCATCAAATTCCCTGTTACAAGATGTGTGGTAGTGAAGGATATGGTGTTCCTGCTGGTTCTTTTGAGTTTGATCCTGCTTCTTTGCCTGCCAGTCTTTTCGATCGAAGAAGCACTGTCACCATAGCCAAACCTTCTGGCTTCTTACCTTCTGGTAGAGCTCGCCCTGCTAAGAAAGAGGTGAAGAAAGATTCTGAAAGGGGAGGAGTCAAGAACGGGAACCTCAACGATGAACCAATTCTGATAGACTAGAAGTAAGTTGATGTTTGTCGACACAGGGAAAGTACTACTACAGCATATCAGGCCGATGAGAGGATCAAATCAATACACCAGGCGTATGAACTTATTTTCCGGAAATGAATTATAGTTTTGATACTACCCTAGGGTGTATATATTTGAACATGAATCATCTGTCTTTTGATATTTCTGCAGTAGCTTCAGTGACTAGTCTCGAAACTTGAACATATCAATGTTATTTCAGTAACTGAGAAAGTACTCCTTTTATCTACAAATTTGGCAATAGAGCTACCAACTAAAGGTACTTTCAGCTTGTGTTCGTGGTTTTCGTGGGTTTGAGTTTTCTGTATGCATTTTGGTTACGGTGTGTTGGTGGTCATGGTCTTATTTACAGTCGTAACAGTTGTCCAAAAGAGTTTACTGTCATAACATATGAGTAGACGGTGGACCACAAGAGCATCAAAAACatcatatttttcatattttgtAAACCtaagtttattttttattgttttgataAGAATACTATAAAAGAACGAGTTAAGAGAGTTAAACACAGAGCAAGGTAAGAATAAAAGGCATCTAGAACACTAAAAGGAAGACTATCATTCCACATATTCAAAACGGTGGAAATAAAAGGCATTTCTAGCACCAAAAAGAAGACTATCATCCCACGTACTCAAAACGGTGAAAATAAAAAGCATTTAGAGCACTAAATGGAAGACTAGCATCGCACGTACGATCATTTTGTAAACCTAAGTTGCCATTTACAAAGTGAAACCTACTAACTTAGGTTTACAAAATGAAACCTACTAATACTATGCAATAGTTCCTCACTAATCTCTTATCGTCCGACGAAGGCACGTACGTATTCAAAACCTTTACTCCAATTTCGACATCTATTTATTTTATCAATAAATTCACATACTTAGTATTACGCCTCCGTTTAAAATCCCTTCCCCTAACGactcctagttttttttttatgagtaaAGAAGAAACTGCAAACAAAAACCACGCAAACAACCCGTTCCTAGTTCCTACACTATCAAACAGAAATGCCTGACTAGCATAAAGGGGAAGAGCACATACCAAGAAATTGGCTTCTCTATGAGTATGTCGAAACAGAGAGACTATGACTAATTTGTCTAGAACGTTGATGTCCAAAACCAACTGCTGGATTTTCCACGGGACAGAACTTGTCCCATTGAGACTGTCAATGAGTATCTTGGATTCTTGGAATCCACCTTTCGACTTCAATGTCTTAACAACTCCTGGTTTTCCACCACTTTATTCATTACAAAATTTACTATCTTGGATTTCCCACATAAAAATCTCACGTTTCTTTACCTCTCCAATAAAACCCTGCCACCTGTCCCTCACCCATTGCACGATCTGCACCTGTCAAAAGCGTCACCCGCCGCGTTTCGTTCCCCCTTGTGTCGACACGTGTCCCGTCTCCATTATTTGGCCCAGATGGGAAACACCCACTCCTCTCCCTCAGTTtcactctcttcctctcttcccgCTCTCatttccctccctccctccctctctctctctctctcaaaaccctCACCACATCATCATCAggtaatcttcttcttcttcttcctcatcttgTTCTCTCTCACTGAACACTGTACTCTGGGTTTTCGTTAAATTCTCGGCCCAATTGctccttttcttgttttctctgGGGTCGTTTACTCTAACGAACTTAGTCTTCGTCTTTGATCGTCGTTTTTGAGCTTGATTTTTAGCTCTGCGGATCTCAAAGTACGGAACTTTATGCTGCATTTTAGTTGATCTCTTTGTTCGTTTCAAGAGAGTATATGCTGGTTTTGTATATTTCCATGTCTGTTGCCTTTTTCAATTGAGCTATGGTTTTTGTGGGCTGAATTTTGTTAAAAGATTTGGTCTTTTTTGAAGTATGATGAGAGTTCTACATAAGGCTTTGTTTGGCTTTGTGAAATTGTTTTGAGTACTAAAGCAGATGCATACAAGGAATTGGGTACTGGGTAGTGCTTTCATCAATGTGGGATGAAATGATTGCGGTCTCGTTAATTTGATTTCATAGTCACATTGGGAACTACTTCTTAGCCCTGGGCATAAAtggaatttcaatttttttttgtaactatGGGGAATGGGGGTAATAAGATTTTGAAGACCAAGTGGATTTTAGTTGGCAGGTTTTCCAAATGGATTAgattatgcatatatatatatgtagtgtGTATGCTTATTTGTGTCATAATATGCAGCACTGTTAACACTTGTTCACTGTTTCGGGTTCTTACATATGGATTTGGTCTCCAGGTTTGAGAGCTCGCGTTTAGGCTTCGGTGTTGGGTGGTGCTTTTGCGTCGATGGGGATGTCCTGAATCTCTTGGTTGATTGCTTTTGCTCATACCTTTACCACATTCCCTTACTGAATGGTAATGTTGATGATACTTGTTGACAGTTACTGAATGGCAATTGACTTTGTTACATGTTATTTAGATAATTACATAGCTGGTGGGCATGTCTGGTTTTATCTTACTTGATTTGTATTTGTGCAGTTTTGAGGATTATGGATGACTAGACAGTGGACAAGCAGGGATAGGTTTGTTCAAACTTTTTGTTTTATGTTGGTGTAAATTGTGTGAGAGAACGTAGGTGATTCGTAGACTTAAACCAGTAATGGAGAGGAACAAAGGGGAGGCAGTCAGGGCTATGCAACTTTCAGAAATGAAGATTCAAGAGAATGATTTTGCTGGAGCAAGGGAAATGGCACGAATAGCTCACCGACTCTACCCTGAGGATGAGAACATTTCTAAATTACTTGCACTCTCTGAAGTCTACTATTCAATTTTTGAATCTGGTGAAAGCTCCGAGACTGGAGATACTGCTAGAGATGATTTTGAGCAATTTATCGAAAAGGTCAGTAGTCCTTCTGGAAATCTAAATGATGATGACGACGATGATGAtagtgatgatggtgatgatgatagtgatgatgattatgattatgatgacgatgacgacgacgacgatgacgacaatgaagatgatgattatgattatgatgGCAACAATGAGTATGAtgatcatgatgatgatgatggtgatgacgATTTTGTGATTGCTCCCAAAAGGTTGAGGGAGAGACAATTGAAGAGTTATActgagaaggaggagaagaatgCAGTGGATGGTGGAGTATCTAAAAGTGTTGTGAGTCGTCCAAAAAGGTTGAGGCACAGCCAATTCCTCAGTGTTATTAACAGAATGCATGACACGTTTAAGGATCATAATTCTGGCAGTTCCATTAAAAGCTCCTCTACCCCTCCATCGTCATCAGCTGCTCAATTCTATGACTTCAATGCACAAAAGTCAGAGGAGAAGATTAGGGTTGGTCAAATATGGGCGCTGTATGGTGATGGGAATGGAATGTCTAAGACCTTTGCTCAAGTTAAGAGGATTAATGTCAGGCCAAACAAAAGAGTTCAGAGGACTGTGTCTTCGGGGCATTTTTATTTGCGAATGGGATTGCTTGAACCTTTCTTGGAACCCAAAAACATGGTTGAGCCAGTGTGTTGTGGGACATTTAAAGTCAAACGAGCTCCACCTACACTTTTCTCCCTCACTTCATTATCTCATCGTGTAAAAGCCAGACTTTTGGGCCAGAATATATTTGAAATAATTCCTAGGAGAGGTGAAGTGTGGGCACTATACAAGGAGCACAATCCACTGGTGACCTATCCTAACATGGGGAAGGGTGAATGTCTAGTGGTGGAAGTGCTGGAAGTTCAGCACCAGAGTACAAAGATTGTGGTTCTGGAACAGCTTAATGCATTTAAGTCAGTTTTCAAGGCTCCAACAGTGCAGTGTACCAAAACTGGTGTCATTGATATACCGCAGGCTGAGTTGGGTAGATTCTCTCACCAGATTTCTGCTTTTAAGCATACCAAGGTGAGTCACAGTCGACTTGCAGGGTGTTGGGAGCTTGATCCATTATCAGTTTCTGGTTATGAGAAAGATGGTGTTCCCAAATGTTTCTTTAATTGTGATCCTGCTTCTCTGCTTAACAATCCTGACTACTCCTGTGACCTTGGTGATTTGAAAATGGATAAAAGAAGCATGAGTACTGAAACTCATGGTTTGTCTGGTGAGTTACTTGAAGGTGCAGTTAAATCTGTAATAGGTTCTGCGAGCATAGAAACAGGTATGAGACAGGAGACACCTTTTGCTGAAAGAGAGACTTCTGAGAAAGTTGAATCACGAGTTTGTCACTTCTCcttctttggtaaagatttggTGGATTCCGTTAAGCTAGAAGCAAGTCAATGTGTTAATGCTGTAGACAGTGGCATGCATATCGCAAAAGATGGCAATCTCACTCAACCAAAGGGAAGTGCTATTCCATTGTTGGGCTGATTATCATTGAGAGAGCATCGACACAACAAAGACTGATAAATATTGTGAAGATGACTTGCGAAACCCTTGTAGTTACCTGAGGCTGTATATATTTGGCCATAGATAGCGGTAAATGAGATGAAAAGGTTGGGTTTTAGCAGCCAATCTCAAAAACTTTTTATGATGTTTCCGAGTAACTGTATCAAGGAAATTCGTAGTTGTATTTTGTTTTCGATCTGATTTTTTTACATATGCAGCAAGTCAACTTCAGTGAATGGTGATGTAACCATTTATCTATAAAGTTGAAATTAAACTAAACCAATAGGGCCATCCTCCATTATATGTTCCATGCATGGACCACAGGACTATATCCTCAATCACCTACCAAATCTGGTTTGGCTGTTCTTTAATGATAAGTGACATAATTGACCGAGTATGGTTCATGATGTCAAATTTAAACCGGCAAACATTTGCTCATGCTCAAAGCACATACCACATTCTGACCCAATGGTGCACTCAAACCAAGCTGGATCAAATGCCAGACAATCTCCTCCTGCCCTTCTTGCCGTCTCGGTAAACCTCAGTGCCGCAAGTAAGTTGAGACACTCGAATATCATCACCAGTCACAGTGCCAACAACCACAGCAATCTTGTTCTCCTAAATGAAAATC
Above is a genomic segment from Rosa chinensis cultivar Old Blush chromosome 3, RchiOBHm-V2, whole genome shotgun sequence containing:
- the LOC112193931 gene encoding uncharacterized protein LOC112193931, whose amino-acid sequence is MECNKDEAERAMQLSEEKIQNKDFKGAKEMALKAQRLYPQLDNISRLITVCEVHCSAEKKVGGSEMDWYGILQIQQFDDEATIKKQYRKLGLLLHPDKNRFTGAEAAFKLIGEANRVLTDQGSRSKYDIKLSALTGTKSLGHQSYFNFFGPKHSSAASSVPNIPQSRYTSVNLHQPVNVQQPVQPDTIKIACPSCKRKYDYNFANRLIFCQRCLGIFDASDLGPESLGNPVAPSQGSSKEASQSNGGTGYPSSTTNGNATSKAASATEGGGASRTVKRDIENGVGIEKQGVERSESGPLKSKNSRKSRNRKRGENTFDSGESSKTGKEKVGIPSEVCERHTRRSSRSMHNHSFYETVNDDDDDDDDDDENDDDIGNVKVNDDVNVSRESPFPTATRKKRANASVDGGVYRQTVLALCAMDEYRKLGKQRVRRKRSNTDEIELQVNELSMADSNGSKSVADNSGIKSVADNSGSKSVADNNGSKPVADNNGSKSVADNSGSKSMTSRRKIIEVPEPEFHRFVLSKDVLQKTFKANQTWVLYDPADGMPRRYACIKKVLHPGFRVKITWLEPDPDDQGEVDWCSKKLPVACGKFGFALTEEVADHTVFSHEYIHSTKGKDKSSFRIYPRKGETWALYQDWDLGWSSEPEKHSQYKFYFVEVLSDFSEKFGAGVAYLGKVKGFVSLFEPAEQQGVLKFQVPPNELYRFSHQIPCYKMCGSEGYGVPAGSFEFDPASLPASLFDRRSTVTIAKPSGFLPSGRARPAKKEVKKDSERGGVKNGNLNDEPILIDVIRRLKPVMERNKGEAVRAMQLSEMKIQENDFAGAREMARIAHRLYPEDENISKLLALSEVYYSIFESGESSETGDTARDDFEQFIEKVSSPSGNLNDDDDDDDSDDGDDDSDDDYDYDDDDDDDDDDNEDDDYDYDGNNEYDDHDDDDGDDDFVIAPKRLRERQLKSYTEKEEKNAVDGGVSKSVVSRPKRLRHSQFLSVINRMHDTFKDHNSGSSIKSSSTPPSSSAAQFYDFNAQKSEEKIRVGQIWALYGDGNGMSKTFAQVKRINVRPNKRVQRTVSSGHFYLRMGLLEPFLEPKNMVEPVCCGTFKVKRAPPTLFSLTSLSHRVKARLLGQNIFEIIPRRGEVWALYKEHNPLVTYPNMGKGECLVVEVLEVQHQSTKIVVLEQLNAFKSVFKAPTVQCTKTGVIDIPQAELGRFSHQISAFKHTKVSHSRLAGCWELDPLSVSGYEKDGVPKCFFNCDPASLLNNPDYSCDLGDLKMDKRSMSTETHGLSGELLEGAVKSVIGSASIETGMRQETPFAERETSEKVESRVCHFSFFGKDLVDSVKLEASQCVNAVDSGMHIAKDGNLTQPKGSAIPLLG